The Arachis hypogaea cultivar Tifrunner chromosome 14, arahy.Tifrunner.gnm2.J5K5, whole genome shotgun sequence genome has a segment encoding these proteins:
- the LOC112798052 gene encoding F-box protein CPR1-like isoform X2, producing the protein MNCEKLSNPSMDKKKKLKHTVNKAKEQSSMENKKKNDKNKSIHDILPLDLIHIIFLRVPIRHLARLRCVSKLWRSLISDPDFAELHFHHSPAATNACFFMKNDTTAELVYLDDNDASQKEVCPPFQKKPPSKFFVVGSCRGFILFHRHPHFLVVWNPLTGSSKRISYSHIVHRSKPHDYGRIAYNAYLHGFGYDASQDDYLLLVAWCDCELQYHLDCFSLRTNSWINHDAAVPKHLGIQILGFRSWHSGGLFFNGAVHWVPWDLKDYRDAIIIFDLMEMTFSTISAPEQMSGSYTSLALLRGCLALYSCNNDSCNTDIWVMKEYKVHSSWTLYQIPCKYFRPLCLSSNRDIIGRGYTSCGKIGYFIYNVRGDLLKHFKNLRCQLHCRELNIVYTESLLPLPSDIKDKDNKKMKKEIGM; encoded by the coding sequence ATGAATTGCGAAAAGCTCAGCAATCCAAGCATGGATAAGAAGAAGAAACTGAAGCACACGGTGAACAAAGCAAAAGAGCAATCTAGCAtggagaataagaagaagaatgacAAGAACAAGAGCATTCACGACATCCTCCCTCTTGACCTGATTCACATAATCTTTCTGCGGGTGCCGATCAGACATCTCGCTCGCCTCAGGTGCGTTTCCAAGCTGTGGCGCTCTCTCATTTCTGATCCTGACTTTGCGGAATTGCATTTTCACCACTCTCCCGCTGCCACCAATGCATGCTTCTTCATGAAAAACGACACTACTGCGGAGTTGGTTTACTTAGACGACAATGATGCATCACAAAAAGAGGTGTGTCCCCCTTTCCAAAAGAAACCACCTTCTAAGTTTTTCGTCGTAGGATCCTGCAGAGGCTTTATTCTCTTCCATCGACACCCGCATTTTCTTGTGGTATGGAACCCACTCACTGGATCCAGCAAAAGAATATCCTACTCTCATATTGTTCATCGTAGTAAGCCCCATGACTATGGCAGGATTGCCTACAATGCGTATCTGCATGGATTTGGTTATGATGCATCACAGGATGATTACTTACTTCTTGTAGCTTGGTGCGATTGCGAATTACAATATCATTTGGATTGCTTTTCCTTGAGAACCAATTCATGGATTAATCATGATGCTGCTGTCCCCAAACACTTGGGTATTCAAATCTTGGGTTTTCGTTCCTGGCATTCTGGTGGGTTGTTCTTTAATGGCGCTGTTCATTGGGTGCCTTGGGATCTTAAAGATTACAGGGATGCTATTATCATCTTTGATCTCATGGAAATGACTTTTTCAACTATATCTGCGCCAGAACAAATGTCAGGCTCCTATACAAGTCTTGCCCTACTCAGAGGCTGCCTAGCCTTGTATTCTTGCAATAATGATAGCTGTAACACTGACATATGGGTGATGAAAGAATATAAAGTGCACTCATCTTGGACTCTTTATCAGATTCCTTGCAAGTACTTCCGGCCTCTGTGCTTATCTAGTAATAGGGATATTATTGGAAGAGGTTATACTTCGTGTGGTAAAATAGGGTACTTCATATATAATGTCAGAGGAGACCTGCTCAAGCATTTTAAAAATTTGCGTTGTCAGCTTCACTGCCGTGAACTCAATATTGTTTACACAGAGAGTCTCTTACCACTCCCTAGTGACATTAAGGATAAGGAtaacaagaagatgaagaaggagatCGGCATGTAA
- the LOC112798052 gene encoding F-box protein CPR1-like isoform X1 — MHKKKKPKHTVNKAKEQSSMEKKNQNDKSKSIHDILPLDLIHIILLRVPIRHLARLKCVSKLWCSLISDPDFAKFHFHHSPAATNACFFMKKDTMAYLVYLDDNDASERVVCPPFQKKARSDFVVLGFCRGFILFHRDPHFLVVWNPLTGSSKRISYSHIVHRSKPPGYGTIAYNMYLHGFGYDASQDDYLLLVAWCDCKGQYHSDCFSLRTNSWINLDTAVPKLLGFHYWYSGGLFFNGAFHWVPCELIDYRDAIVIFDLMEMTFSTLSAPEQLSCSHPSLALLRGCLALYSRNADCCNTDIWVMKEYKVHSSWTLYQIPCKDFWPLCLSSNMDIIGRGYTSCAKTGYILYNVRGDLFKHFKYLCYREPIIVYTESLLPLPNDIKDKDNKKKMKKEIGHQVHHEYFEQPDVAKG; from the exons ATGCATAAGAAGAAGAAGCCGAAGCACACGGTGAACAAAGCAAAAGAGCAATCGAGCATGGAGAAAAAGAATCAGAATGACAAGAGCAAGAGCATTCATGACATCCTCCCTCTTGATCTGATACACATAATCCTTCTACGGGTGCCGATCAGACATCTCGCTCGCCTCAAGTGCGTTTCCAAGCTCTGGTGTTCTCTAATTTCTGATCCTGACTTTGCGAAATTTCATTTTCACCACTCTCCCGCAGCCACCAACGCATGCTTCTTCATGAAAAAAGACACTATGGCTTACTTGGTTTACTTAGACGACAATGATGCATCAGAAAGAGTGGTGTGTCcccctttccaaaagaaagcacgTTCTGATTTTGTGGTCTTGGGATTCTGCAGAGGCTTTATTCTCTTCCATCGAGACCCACATTTTCTTGTGGTATGGAACCCACTGACTGGATCCAGCAAAAGAATATCCTACTCTCATATTGTTCATCGTAGTAAGCCCCCTGGCTATGGCACGATTGCCTACAATATGTATCTGCATGGATTTGGTTATGATGCATCACAGGATGATTACTTACTTCTTGTAGCTTGGTGCGATTGCAAAGGACAATATCATTCGGATTGCTTTTCCTTGAGAACCAATTCATGGATTAATCTTGATACTGCAGTCCCCAAACTCTTGGGTTTTCATTACTGGTATTCTGGTGGGTTGTTCTTTAATGGCGCATTTCATTGGGTGCCTTGTGAACTTATAGATTACAGGGATGCTATTGTAATCTTTGATCTCATGGAAATGACTTTTTCAACTTTATCTGCGCCCGAACAACTGTCATGCTCCCATCCAAGTCTTGCCCTACTGAGAGGCTGCCTAGCCTTGTATTCTCGCAATGCTGATTGCTGTAACACTGACATATGGGTGATGAAAGAATATAAAGTGCACTCATCTTGGACTCTCTATCAGATTCCTTGCAAGGACTTCTGGCCTCTGTGCTTATCTAGTAATATGGACATTATTGGGAGAGGGTATACTTCGTGTGCTAAAACAGGGTACATCCTATATAATGTCAGAGGAGACCTGTTCAAGCATTTTAAATATCTGTGTTACCGTGAACCCATTATTGTGTATACAGAGAGTCTCTTGCCACTCCCTAATGACATTAAGGATAAAGAtaacaagaagaagatgaagaaggaaatcG gcCATCAAGTTCACCATGAATATTTTGAACAACCTGATGTTGCTAAAGGTTAG
- the LOC112798052 gene encoding F-box protein CPR1-like isoform X3 — protein MHKKKKPKHTVNKAKEQSSMEKKNQNDKSKSIHDILPLDLIHIILLRVPIRHLARLKCVSKLWCSLISDPDFAKFHFHHSPAATNACFFMKKDTMAYLVYLDDNDASERVVCPPFQKKARSDFVVLGFCRGFILFHRDPHFLVVWNPLTGSSKRISYSHIVHRSKPPGYGTIAYNMYLHGFGYDASQDDYLLLVAWCDCKGQYHSDCFSLRTNSWINLDTAVPKLLGFHYWYSGGLFFNGAFHWVPCELIDYRDAIVIFDLMEMTFSTLSAPEQLSCSHPSLALLRGCLALYSRNADCCNTDIWVMKEYKVHSSWTLYQIPCKDFWPLCLSSNMDIIGRGYTSCAKTGYILYNVRGDLFKHFKYLCYREPIIVYTESLLPLPNDIKDKDNKKKMKKEIGHQVHHEYF, from the exons ATGCATAAGAAGAAGAAGCCGAAGCACACGGTGAACAAAGCAAAAGAGCAATCGAGCATGGAGAAAAAGAATCAGAATGACAAGAGCAAGAGCATTCATGACATCCTCCCTCTTGATCTGATACACATAATCCTTCTACGGGTGCCGATCAGACATCTCGCTCGCCTCAAGTGCGTTTCCAAGCTCTGGTGTTCTCTAATTTCTGATCCTGACTTTGCGAAATTTCATTTTCACCACTCTCCCGCAGCCACCAACGCATGCTTCTTCATGAAAAAAGACACTATGGCTTACTTGGTTTACTTAGACGACAATGATGCATCAGAAAGAGTGGTGTGTCcccctttccaaaagaaagcacgTTCTGATTTTGTGGTCTTGGGATTCTGCAGAGGCTTTATTCTCTTCCATCGAGACCCACATTTTCTTGTGGTATGGAACCCACTGACTGGATCCAGCAAAAGAATATCCTACTCTCATATTGTTCATCGTAGTAAGCCCCCTGGCTATGGCACGATTGCCTACAATATGTATCTGCATGGATTTGGTTATGATGCATCACAGGATGATTACTTACTTCTTGTAGCTTGGTGCGATTGCAAAGGACAATATCATTCGGATTGCTTTTCCTTGAGAACCAATTCATGGATTAATCTTGATACTGCAGTCCCCAAACTCTTGGGTTTTCATTACTGGTATTCTGGTGGGTTGTTCTTTAATGGCGCATTTCATTGGGTGCCTTGTGAACTTATAGATTACAGGGATGCTATTGTAATCTTTGATCTCATGGAAATGACTTTTTCAACTTTATCTGCGCCCGAACAACTGTCATGCTCCCATCCAAGTCTTGCCCTACTGAGAGGCTGCCTAGCCTTGTATTCTCGCAATGCTGATTGCTGTAACACTGACATATGGGTGATGAAAGAATATAAAGTGCACTCATCTTGGACTCTCTATCAGATTCCTTGCAAGGACTTCTGGCCTCTGTGCTTATCTAGTAATATGGACATTATTGGGAGAGGGTATACTTCGTGTGCTAAAACAGGGTACATCCTATATAATGTCAGAGGAGACCTGTTCAAGCATTTTAAATATCTGTGTTACCGTGAACCCATTATTGTGTATACAGAGAGTCTCTTGCCACTCCCTAATGACATTAAGGATAAAGAtaacaagaagaagatgaagaaggaaatcG GTCATCAAGTTCACCATGAATATTTTTGA